In Puntigrus tetrazona isolate hp1 chromosome 7, ASM1883169v1, whole genome shotgun sequence, the following are encoded in one genomic region:
- the LOC122348141 gene encoding macrophage mannose receptor 1-like: MMMQNKIQLVVFLAGILSKASCDLQRFVLIQDPKTWTEAQSYCRRICVDLATVQSDEDITKLKEAANAENFPSDAWIGFSRDVWRWSYQNMPVSNAKWDSFQPDLPDTDVACGNINSKGRWGDRTCTDADNFFCQLDNQNTLQDKFEYIDSVRLSWHDAQTYCRTHYTDLAAVTDDAENTFLASELSSRNLNDAWFGLYRIPWLWSDNSGVLWSSVKWKSTQPDNLNEIQCARANPGALMVKDNCSTPLPFYCRENRRMQRVRFTIKSDTSLNQSTVMQALEKKMNQILSDQDVNIRSSITWIIQPDGKIFQRLKTENTPQTACKVL; the protein is encoded by the exons ATGATGATGCAGAACAAGATTCAGCTTGTTGTTTTTCTCG CAGGAATTCTGTCGAAGGCTTCGTGTGACCTGCAGCGTTTTGTCCTGATCCAAGACCCAAAGACCTGGACAGAAGCTCAATCGTACTGTAGAAGGATATGCGTGGATCTGGCGACGGTTCAGAGCGATGAAGACATAACCAAACTAAAGGAGGCAGCGAACGCTGAGAACTTCCCATCTGACGCCTGGATCGGTTTCTCCAGAGATGTTTGGCGTTGGTCGTATCAAAACATGCCGGTCAGCAATGCAAAGTGGGATTCTTTTCAGCCAGATTTGCCCGACACAGATGTGGCCTGTGGGAATATAAACAGCAAAGGACGATGGGGTGACAGAACTTGTACTGACGCAGACAACTTCTTTTGCCAACTTG ACAACCAGAACACACTTCAAGACAAGTTTGAGTACATCGACAGCGTGAGGTTAAGCTGGCATGATGCTCAAACGTACTGCAGAACACACTACACAGACCTGGCCGCCGTTACAGACGACGCAGAGAACACGTTCCTCGCGAGCGAGCTTTCTTCACGGAACCTCAACGACGCCTGGTTCGGCCTGTACAGGATCCCATGGCTGTGGTCAGATAACAGCGGTGTCTTGTGGTCCTCCGTGAAGTGGAAGTCTACGCAGCCTGATAACTTGAACGAAATCCAGTGTGCGAGAGCCAACCCTGGAGCACTGATGGTTAAAGACAACTGCTCCACTCCACTGCCTTTCTACTGCCGTGAAAACAGAAGAATGCAGCGTGTGAGATTCACGATCAAATCAGACACATCTCTGAACCAATCCACGGTGATGCAGGCCTTAGAGAAGAAG ATGAACCAGATCCTCTCGGATCAGGACGTGAATATCAGATCCAGCATAACATGGATCATCCAACCCGACGGGAAGATCTTCCAGCggctgaaaacagaaaacacaccaCAGACGGCATGTAAGGTGTTATAG